A region from the Agarivorans sp. Alg241-V36 genome encodes:
- the lipB gene encoding lipoyl(octanoyl) transferase LipB yields MPEKNRLIIRQLGLQDYSSILQAMRDFTDQRSAEQDDELWLVEHQPVFTQGQAGKAEHLLNSSDIPVVQADRGGQVTYHGPGQLVAYPLVNLRRRKLGVRELVTIIEQSIIDTLGLHEIEAFAKKDAPGVYVEQKKIASLGLRIRKGCSFHGLALNVDMDLSPFLQINPCGYAGLEMAQISDYVATPNISQIAEQLSQVLVKQLAYSSTEHQQGLPTL; encoded by the coding sequence ATGCCTGAGAAAAACCGCTTAATCATTCGCCAACTAGGCCTTCAAGACTATTCAAGCATCTTGCAAGCAATGCGTGATTTTACCGATCAACGCAGCGCCGAGCAGGACGACGAATTGTGGCTAGTAGAACACCAACCAGTGTTTACTCAAGGTCAGGCGGGTAAAGCGGAACATCTGTTAAACAGTAGCGATATCCCAGTGGTGCAAGCAGATAGAGGTGGTCAAGTCACTTACCATGGCCCTGGCCAACTAGTGGCTTACCCCTTAGTCAATTTGCGTCGCCGTAAGCTGGGTGTGCGCGAACTGGTGACTATTATCGAGCAAAGCATAATAGACACCTTAGGCCTTCATGAGATTGAAGCCTTCGCCAAAAAAGACGCACCAGGCGTATACGTAGAACAAAAGAAGATAGCGTCTTTAGGCTTACGGATCCGCAAAGGCTGCTCGTTTCACGGTTTAGCATTAAACGTAGACATGGATCTAAGTCCGTTTTTGCAAATTAACCCCTGTGGTTATGCCGGTTTAGAAATGGCGCAAATTAGCGATTATGTCGCTACTCCAAACATTAGCCAAATTGCTGAGCAACTTAGCCAAGTATTAGTCAAGCAATTAGCCTATAGCAGTACAGAACATCAACAAGGACTACCCACACTATGA
- the ybeD gene encoding DUF493 family protein YbeD, which produces MQTKFDEYLEFPCDFTFKIMGVNNDTLEDEVLSVIQGLAPGDYSPKTRPSSKGNYKSITLVVKVTSKQHIESLYTQIGAIEDVRHVL; this is translated from the coding sequence ATGCAAACTAAATTTGATGAATATTTAGAATTCCCATGTGATTTTACTTTTAAAATCATGGGCGTAAACAACGATACTTTAGAAGATGAAGTATTGAGCGTTATTCAAGGACTCGCGCCAGGTGACTACAGCCCTAAAACACGTCCAAGCAGTAAAGGCAACTACAAATCAATTACTTTGGTTGTAAAAGTAACAAGCAAACAACATATTGAGAGCCTCTACACTCAGATTGGTGCCATTGAAGACGTACGCCACGTACTATAA